A DNA window from Luteolibacter luteus contains the following coding sequences:
- the rpmC gene encoding 50S ribosomal protein L29 produces the protein MPQTKIKDIREFAVKELESKLRDLKEEGFNLRLQQATGQLENSARIRVVRREAARIQTVLTERRNAQA, from the coding sequence ATGCCTCAGACCAAGATCAAGGACATCCGCGAGTTCGCCGTGAAGGAGCTCGAGTCCAAACTCCGCGACCTCAAGGAAGAAGGTTTCAACCTTCGCCTGCAGCAGGCCACCGGGCAGCTTGAAAACTCCGCCCGCATCCGCGTGGTCCGCCGTGAGGCCGCCCGCATCCAAACCGTGCTCACCGAGCGCCGCAACGCCCAGGCCTGA
- the rpsQ gene encoding 30S ribosomal protein S17 translates to MSEQQQQETAKHVRKTRVGVVTSNKMSKTLVVEHVARVPHPQFNKIVKRSKKYYVHDEKGEAQIGDKVRIVETRPLSKLKRWTLEKVLSH, encoded by the coding sequence ATGAGCGAGCAGCAGCAGCAGGAAACCGCCAAGCACGTCCGCAAGACGCGCGTCGGCGTGGTCACCTCCAACAAGATGAGCAAGACCCTCGTGGTCGAGCACGTCGCACGCGTCCCGCACCCGCAGTTCAACAAGATCGTCAAGCGGTCGAAGAAGTACTACGTGCACGACGAGAAGGGCGAGGCCCAGATCGGCGACAAGGTCCGCATCGTCGAAACCCGCCCTCTTTCCAAACTGAAGCGCTGGACGCTCGAGAAGGTGCTCTCGCACTAA
- the rplN gene encoding 50S ribosomal protein L14, whose translation MIQMESLVTVADNTGARSAKMIGVLGKRSRTAQVGDIITAHIRDSIPTASVKKGSVVKAVVVRTAFPIRRSDGSVLRFDGNAIVIIDKDNNPKGTRIFGPVARELREKQFMKIVSLAPEVL comes from the coding sequence ATGATCCAGATGGAATCCCTCGTCACGGTCGCCGACAATACCGGCGCCCGCTCTGCCAAGATGATCGGTGTCCTCGGCAAGCGCTCCCGTACCGCTCAGGTCGGCGATATCATCACCGCTCACATCCGCGACTCGATCCCGACCGCTTCGGTCAAGAAGGGCTCCGTGGTGAAGGCCGTGGTTGTCCGCACTGCTTTCCCGATCCGCCGTTCCGACGGCTCCGTCCTTCGCTTCGATGGCAACGCGATTGTCATCATCGACAAGGACAACAACCCGAAGGGTACCCGTATTTTCGGACCCGTCGCCCGCGAACTGCGTGAAAAGCAGTTCATGAAGATTGTCTCTCTTGCACCCGAGGTTCTCTGA